The genomic stretch AGCCAGTCTCCAGAGGGTTCAGTCACAACAATGCCAAATTATATCAAACTCAAGTACTGCAATTCAGACACAAACTCAAATAATGCAAACACACACtcaatattttatcttcttttctccACTATTTCCTCTTCTACTAGCAGCTGAGATTACTACAACAAAGGAAAAAAGTCAAGCTAAGAGGAAGACCTTAAATGCAAAACAGTACTAGCTAGATCCTTCCTAATTCAGAAAAAGGTGTTTCTCAAGAAAAATCTTGTAAAGAATGTTTTCTGAATAAATTTCACaattgaaattgatttttttaaattagagtttaAAAAGTACACAGCAAATAAgtgttatgtaaaaaaaaaaaatctttggataAAAAAATCCATTGAGAAGTAATGgtgcattttattaaattatgttgttacttaaaattttatctttgattttagAAATCACTAAATCTAGTGATTTCAGCATATTTTAACTTACTACATTGGGAACTCCTCTATTTCTGGTTGAGAGAAAATTTTACCCATGAAGTTTAGggtagttttattatttaaaagattatttttaaaatgtctatcaTTATGATAACTATATTTAAATTGGTCTTTAGTGATGAATCCAGATAACACATTTGAAGTGTTAATTGATCAAATAGTTGTAAACAAAGGCAGCCTACTAGAGGATGTGGTTCCTTCTATTAATCCTcccaaagaaattgaagatgcCAGTGATAAAAAACCTGACGACTGGGATGAAAGAGCAAAAATTCCCGATCCTTCTGCCATCAAACCAGACGACTGGTAAGCCAAGTTTTCGGTAGTAAAGCTTTATTTGGTATAATTAAATAATGGCACAAAACCTCTAAGTGAAGTTTACTACTAAtgaaatgtattcttttaaaCATCAGAACTACTTACTTTGATTATTTGGGATGAAGTACTTTTCTAAAATGGATTTGGCACGtccctgctttttaattatttaattttcattttaatttaattaacattttaacttggttgcttttttttccccaatgtatttttatttttatgttcccaGTGCTATGGAGAGAAAGTTCCATGACTCTAACACATTAgcactttattttaatttctagtttaatCTTTATCATGTGTATGCATATTTTACAGAGTTGTAGTCTTTTCCATTACTTAGACTTAAAATAGGCATGTCTTCAACATCTTAGAAAACTATATAGAAGTCAGTCATGCCAGTTTGCTTAACCATAATTTTTTGCTAGCTGAGTATTTGTGTCATTTTCATTCTACAGGATTACAcatattttccctaaaagaaatgTATTCCATTCCTGAGTTCCCATAGTTGAGTCCAGATGATGAGAAATACCTGTATGTCTCTCTATTTCCTCTCTTCCCAAgaaccttattatttttttctgctgagTGGGTAACAATTCTGGTTTCGCTAAGTAGATGATCTGTCTGTATTTAACCCActatattagttatctattgctatgtaacaaattatCTAAAAACTTAGCAGCTGAAGACAAGAGACATAGCACACCCAGTTCCTGAGTTGGGGATCTGGAAGTGGCTACCTGTGTGGTGTGAATACTAAGTATGAGTTTATAAAGTTCTGTTCTTATTTTactaagaggttttttttttcatgattaagtgttggattttataaaatgcttttgtgCATCTACTGAAATTATCATATAgatttcctcctttattttcttagtatggtaaattatattgattgattttctaATGTTGGACTAATCTTACAACACACTTGGTCAGCAagtattgttcttttttttttgtgctaGATTCTAATTGCATTTTCTCTGTCAGCTGTATTATAGTATAATTTCCTAcagttaaatttatatatatatttctcttagTTGTGATGAACATATACAATGATGTAACTACCACCACAGTCATGACAGAATATATTTACATCATCCAAAAAGGTCTATATCCTTTTGTAATcaatttctccctcccacccttaaCCCCAGAGGACAACCACTGATTTGATTTCTGTCcttatagttttgtcttttttagactatcatataaaatgaaatcatacagtggATAGcttttgtttctggcttctttcacttagagtAAGCTTTTTGAGATTATTGTAATTATTGATGTGGTTGGATGTATGTAGACTTATCAACTCActattgttttctgtttgtccCATATATTCTGTGGTTCTTTATAAAAAGATTTTCTGACTTCTTTTGTattaagctattttattttatttatttttttaaaagatattttattgattttttacagagaggaagggagagggatagagagttagaaacatccgtgagagagaaacattgatcagctgcctcctgcacacctcctactggggatgtgcccgcaaccaagatacatgcccttgaccggaattgaacctgggacctttcagtcctcaggccgacgctctatccactgagccaaactggttagggccaaattaagctattttattttattattctacttttttcttttctgttagcttattagtttcattttggtttattttactgGTTGCTCTAGGGTTTACAATATGTATCTTTAACTTATTTCAGTCTACTTTCAAGTAGTATTAAACCACTTTATGTCTAAGTGAACATTTCCTCCCTTCCATCCTTTGTGCTTTCATCATACATTTACTTCCATGTATGTGTGAAGGCCACACATATTTATTCTTTAGTCAGTGTCTTTTAATCAGACAATTAAGGGGGAAAGTCCTTTTAATTTACCCACATATTGACCATTTCTAgtaactcattctttttttttttttttaaatcttcacccaaggatattcttactggttttagagagagggaaaagggggagagaaagagagagggagagagagagaaatattgacatgagaatgattgattgcctcccttacatgccccgaccagggattgaaccagcaacctatgTATGTaacctgattgggaattgaacccacaaccttttggtgtatgggacaacgcttcaaccaactgagacataccagccagggctcttgtaCTCTTATTCTTTAGTGTAGATACAAGTTTCCATCTGTTACTGTTTTCCTTTTGCCTGATAAACTTCTCTTAACACATTGTAGTGTGTGTCTGCTATCATTGAATTCTCTCAACTTTGATTTCTCTTAAAACTTCTTTATTTCGCCTTCCcttttgaaggatattttcactATTGGATTAAGGTTGATAGTTATTTTGCAACAGTCATGTCTTTTCTTGGAGCTTGCATTGCTTCTGATGAGAAGTCAGTTGTTCCCATCTTAGTTCTTCTTTACCtaatatgtcatttttttttccttttgggttttaagatttattttattattaccagGTTTAAACAGTTTGATTTTCTTGTCCCTTGatgtatattttttgtgtgtgtttttcttgttttgggttttttgagttttttggaatgtGGGTTTATAGTTTGAATCAAATTCAGGTAATAtttggccattatttctttaaatatttatatgtaccTCCTCATCTCTTTTTGGAGAGCACCACTTAATATATATTAGATAGATTGCTTTATATTACCCCACAGGTCACTGaggatctgttttgtttttttaaccaattTTTCTCTTTATGCTTCATTttggaaagtgtctatttaagtttCTTTAAGTTCTTGATTGTCTGTGAACATTGAGGGGACTACCTTTTCAGAACATAGTGTTGCTCCTGGAACCAAAAGTGTTAACTGGTTAGCTCTCTTGTAGATAAAGAGGGATACTGATTAGTAATGAAAATGTCTTTGCTTTCAGGCAAATAGTATAATAAggaagtaacttgttcaaggagGGAAGAATACTACagttctttaaacaataaaaaatcacttAGTAGTATATCACTTTATGAATTTATACTATCAGAAAAGGTAGGACTTCATCCTCCTTGTAGGTTTTCTAACATTGCTTCATATTTGTTTTCCCATAAAGTGTAATGCTGACACTGGGAAATAAGTTTGCCCTTAACTGAGAGAAACTGCATATAGAAATCTCATTCTGATTGGTGATATGTATTAGAAGTTGTCATATATATAAGTGTACAAGAAACGCTCCTTTAAATATTAAACTGTGGTTATTCTGAGCCCTCAGAGACTCAGGATAACACTGGTATCAGGCAAGTACTAGTCTTTACACAGAGAGTTGATTGTTTcagtttatttgcttattttgtctTGTTTGGAAAATCATAACATAGTCTCGTTTGAAATTTCtacttttctataaaaattatattaatagttCTATTCAGTACATATTAAAATTGtggttatatattttagaatttatgaagttctatttttaaattaaaatataaaattaaaattactaaaattaaatatttaaaaatattagtgtaGGAAAGACCTTTCTAGATatgatataaaattgaaaaattataaaagaaaatattaacaaattttaactacattaaaataaatgatttgtaCATGGCAAAAAAATCAccataaactataataaaaaacatatgagaaactggaaaaatatttttaattcatatagCTGACTATACTAGTAGagggctagttttttttttttttttttactaatttctaacaaattccaggatattcattacagcattatttgtaatagtacATTTTGGGGAACACTAAATGCCCCTCAGTTGTAGATaggttaaataaataatgctaTATCCTCCAAAGAGAACACCGTGGAACTGTTAGGAAGAATGAAGCAGATGTTTGTGTATATAAAATAGGGCTCCTCGGGAAGTCTTCACATGTCAACATCcaatatgtatttgttgatgAATGACTGAGTTTTAAATGACAAAAGCAACTTTTAACAGGCTTTATTTAGAATGCTCTttgtataaaaaagaatatatgcatatgtgcatgtatgcatagaGTGCAACAGGGGCAATGTACAAAAAACTGGCAAGAAGATTTAGGTGGATGAGAAATGGGGACATAGTAGGCACAAAGACAGAAGGGCAGGAAATACTTTTAGTACCTTCTGAATTTTGTGCCGTGCATTTGTAACCTTTGCATAATTAATAACTAACATAAACTACTGGACTTACAGGGATGAAAGTGAACCTGCCCAGATAGAAGATTTAAGTGCTGTTAAACCCGATGGCTGGCTTGACGATGAACCGAAATTTATTCCAGATCCCAATGCTGAGAAGCCTGATGACTGGTAAGCATCTTTCATCTCCAGAGGTCCATCCATTGCATGTTTCTTAGTTGCTCTTTTGTTGCTAGTGTATATGACTGACAGTAGAGAATTGAGGTTATTATATTTGCTTTGTTCTAATGTCCTAAGGAATGAAGACATGGATGGAGAATGGGAGGCACCTCATATTTCTAATCCAGCCTGTCAGATTGGGTGTGGTGAGTGGAAGCCTCCCATGATAGATAACCCAAAATACAAGGGAGTATGGAGACCTCCAATGATAGATAATCCTAATTACCAGGTAAAGACCACTTGTTCCAATCCCATTGTAGAGTCTAAATGTTATGCTAGTTCTATTATACTAGTACCCTGgtgtacagattcatgcacattgaaagcaaattatttagaaggtggccagcggggcgaGACTGGGTGAGATGAGGCGGCGCTGTGGCTCTAAGGGTGTCTGCgaagtgagcagggtccctccagcagggtccttcagcctggccttcagggatcgggccaaaactggctctccaacatccccagaggagtcctggattgtgagagggtgattTTTGGGTaacgcaccctggaatcaggctccctcctctctgatttggggtgcgtcacccaagaaccactgctgccaagtcaccgcagcttggcagctcctgtattgagcgtctgccccctggtggtcagtgcgtgtcatagctactggtcagatggttggatggtcacttagccttttatatatatagatatctagtTATTGATAATGTTACATTAATGATAGAAAATTGATTTGTAATAGTGTGCCTTTGGCTATTTTTAAGAATTCAAAGAAGATAgactctaatctataataataaaagtgtaatatgctaattagaccagacgtcctttcagatgaagctggggctgcaagggacaggtcctgggtgcctgccggtggccagagggaagccttcTGGCAGTCCTGGGCGCCTTCTGGCAGTCTGAGGAAAACCTGGGccctaggtgccagagggaagccagtgccggcagctaggggaaggaaggcctactcttacatgaattttgtgaattgggcctctagtttatattttaaaagtaaagcatTCTTTAATTTTCTGGAGAAACAAAGAACTGGAGATCAGTCACTTCATATTGTATTTTCCTAATAATCATTGTAGAATTAAGTTCTATTTTAGAATGAAATATAAGAAATGACTTCTGATCAAAAGGACTGCCTGTACTTAACTAATGTGCTGCTCACTTTCTGGTGTTAttaaaatttggatttttttcctaaaattagtCAGATACCTTTTGAGTGTACCTACTTTTTTTTGTAGTAGAAGTCCATTATGTTATCCAtttaatcttatatttttatctatttattcattgACATTTTCTAACATGTATTTTACATATGCAGTTACATTATTCTAAATGctcactttaatttttattcatagcatttatcaccaaatatttattttggaaactTTTTTTCTATAATGTCTGTCTCCCTCATCAGACTTGACCCTCCATAATACAAGAACTATGTCCATCACTGTACCCCTAGCTctggcatagtgcctggcacgGAATAGATACACATGATGCCAGAGTGAGTCAGTGAGTGATCATACTGTCAAACTGATTTAATTGGATTGCGTTTAATCATTTCAGACCTAATGGAACTTTTTTGTTGGATAATTGTTCTGAGTTTCAACCATGATTAATGCCTGTCATGGGTATATATTAAAAGGAGTGGCTCCATTTTTGCCAAACAGTGATCTCTATGATTTGGGCAATTTTAATAACTACTTGCCTTAAATACTTTACTAAATATAAAAAACTTGTCtacctggccaggtagctcagttggttggagtgtcatcccgtacactgaaaggttcaattccaggtcagggcccatgcctggggcacgtatgggaggcaaccaattgatgtctctccctctctctcaaaatcattgaaaaacatgtcctcaggtgaggattgaaaaaaaaaacttgtctaAAATAGTACCATTTACTTGTGAAATTTAATTGCTCAAGTTTCTTTGTGTGTTGGATTTTCACTCTGCCTTTTTTCTGTAGAGTTTAAAGTCAGTATTATTTATAGGAACATTATGTACAGAATAAGCACaagatttcattttcattgaatTATTAATGAATTAATATCAAAGTTTTCGTTTTCTCTAGTTAGTATAGATGATTTCACTCAACAACTACTTCTTAAGTAGCatttataatgaaattattttatttgaaaatgtcttccaattatttttcttccagGGAATTTGGAGTCCTCGAAAAATTCCTAATCCGGATTATTTTGAGGATGATCATCCATTTCTTCTGACTTCTTTCTCTGCTCTTGGTTTAGAGCTTTGGTCTATGACCTCTGATATCTACTTTGATAATTTTATTATCTGTTCGGAAAAGGAAGTAGCAGATCGCTGGGCTGCAGATGGTTGGGGAGTGAAAAGAATGATAGCAAATGCTAACGAGGTACGGTACTGACCATATAGTAATAATGGGATTTATAGttattcaaatggaaaataatacaatcaataaataagaatttaagaataaactgttttgtatactcacaactataaacctacttttgccccaccctgtgtatatCTATTAAAAACTAATTGTATCCTGCAATTTAAAgttaccaaaaaagaaaattgtcattatttttgttgGTAGATAGAAAGACATAGCAATTTCTAATTGCTAATTTCATAGCAGTTTCCACCTATGTAGTAACATATCTTCTACTACAAAGTCTCCAACAGCAATGGATGCTAATAATTAATAGGTTTAAACTTACGAAGTATAAGATAAGAATATGAAGTATTTTTTAGTTTAACAAGTTCACACTCCTTAATAGAAAACGCCTAGGTAAAATAAGTTTTGGAGGTAGGCTGTATTTCCTGATGAAGGTCTGTGATTTGAGTTACATTTTCATGCTTATTTCCTCTGCAGCCTGGTGTGTTTACACAGCTGATGGCAGCTGCTCAAGAGCATCCCTGGCTTTGGCTCATTTATCTTGTGACAGCGGGGCTTCCAATAgtattaattatttcattttgttggccAAGGAAAGTAAaggtaaataaaatgaatttccttcaacttaaaaaaaaatacctcttaGTGTTTAAGAGATCTATGAATTGAGGAAGTGGTTCTTCAGCTAAATTTTGTATAGATTTTTTATTGTGTATGATGTCAGTtactgcagttttttaaaaatatagtgctTTGTgatcctggctgggtagctcagctggttagagtcttatcctgatacaccaaagttgtgggtttgatccctggtcagggtacatacaaaaatcaatgaatgaatgcataaataagtagcaCAACAAatgtccctccttctctccctccctccctccctccctctctccctccctcctcctctccttccctccctctctccctccctccctccctccctcaataaataaaaagtgctttGCTTTTAGTAAAAATAGCTTATGTTAAACTACCacagaaaaaatatgaagatgcAGAGTATAAAAAACCTGACATATGTAAACCACAAACAAAGGGAGCGCTAGAGCAAAAAGTGAAGGAAGAGAAAGCAGCCCTGGAGAAACCAGTCGActtggaagaggaaaaaaagcaaagtgATGGTGAAATTCTTGAAAAGGGTAAGACAGTGATAGTGATTTATAATGAGGACCTTGGGCAAAGCTCATAAAAACAGTAGATTACCTGGGAAACACTAGCTCTTGTACTACTTGTGTATTGTCAGAATTATACCATCTGAATCCCCAAGAATGCATGGCTATGGCAAAGAGGAGTAATCATCCCTGCCTGGATGTTGTACCCTGAGCAGCCATCACCTTGTTCAGTATTTTGTCTTCTAGGaagaaagatatttaaatattgtcCAGTTGCTTATGAGCCTAGCAACTATGAATTCCACATGCCCCAGCTTTTTGCAAGGAATTTTCTTGACTCCAACAATGCAGATGAGATGGGCTGTGTAGCCCATGGCCTCTGTACAAGAGAATAGGTGTAAGGCAGGTGACTGCAGCAACAAAATCAACACTTCCAATGGCTGTTGTTTATCAGATAGCTTATCagatcaaataaataatttaatctcCTGAAAGGGTTGCTGAATCATATGTCCCCTTCCTACCCTATACTAAACTCTTAAAGATTAACATCAGTTAAAGAACTGAGGCTTTTTGGTGGCTCTCCATTGAG from Eptesicus fuscus isolate TK198812 chromosome 6, DD_ASM_mEF_20220401, whole genome shotgun sequence encodes the following:
- the CLGN gene encoding calmegin, yielding MHFQGFWLCLGILCISVNAEFMDDNVEMTDFDENPEETDVNENELSSEIKYKTPQPIGGVYFTETFDSGRLAGWVLSKAKKDDTDMETSIYNGRWEIEELKENRVPGDRGLVLKSRAKHHAISATLAKPFVFADNPLIVQYEVNFQDGIDCGGAYIKLLADTDDLNLENFHDKTSYTIMFGPDKCGEDYKLHFIFRHKHPKTGVFEEKHAKPPEVDLKTFFTDRKTHLYTLVMNPDNTFEVLIDQIVVNKGSLLEDVVPSINPPKEIEDASDKKPDDWDERAKIPDPSAIKPDDWDESEPAQIEDLSAVKPDGWLDDEPKFIPDPNAEKPDDWNEDMDGEWEAPHISNPACQIGCGEWKPPMIDNPKYKGVWRPPMIDNPNYQGIWSPRKIPNPDYFEDDHPFLLTSFSALGLELWSMTSDIYFDNFIICSEKEVADRWAADGWGVKRMIANANEPGVFTQLMAAAQEHPWLWLIYLVTAGLPIVLIISFCWPRKVKKKYEDAEYKKPDICKPQTKGALEQKVKEEKAALEKPVDLEEEKKQSDGEILEKEEGEPEEKSEGEIEIIEGREEGSKSNKSGSEDEMKEADESTGSGDGPVKSVRKRRVRKE